One genomic window of Gallaecimonas sp. GXIMD4217 includes the following:
- the lptC gene encoding LPS export ABC transporter periplasmic protein LptC: MSRATFFIILLFGAALLLAFWPGKDKDGGRAVPTVEDLQPDGIAQDLVVSQYDDQGRLANRVKATTMVHYGQLEETFLEEPEYELFDEGATSPWRIQARKGKVSQNRLVTLEDDVIISSQDPNQQIQRIETGLLQMDLDAKTLSSDDWVTISGPRFVMRGKGMTAELNGQKVRLLDQVTATYE; encoded by the coding sequence GTGAGCCGCGCCACCTTCTTCATCATACTGCTGTTCGGCGCCGCCCTGCTGCTGGCCTTCTGGCCCGGCAAGGACAAGGACGGCGGCAGGGCGGTGCCGACGGTGGAGGATCTCCAGCCGGACGGCATCGCCCAGGATCTGGTGGTCAGCCAGTACGACGACCAGGGCCGGCTGGCGAACCGGGTCAAGGCCACCACCATGGTCCACTATGGCCAGCTGGAAGAAACCTTCCTGGAAGAGCCCGAGTACGAGCTCTTCGACGAGGGGGCCACCAGCCCCTGGCGGATCCAGGCCCGCAAGGGTAAGGTGAGCCAAAACCGCCTGGTGACCCTGGAAGACGATGTTATTATCTCCAGCCAGGATCCGAACCAGCAGATCCAGCGCATCGAAACGGGCCTCCTGCAGATGGATCTGGACGCCAAGACCCTCAGCAGCGACGACTGGGTCACCATCTCCGGCCCCCGTTTCGTGATGCGCGGCAAGGGCATGACCGCCGAACTGAATGGCCAGAAGGTTCGCCTTCTCGATCAGGTAACTGCAACCTATGAATAA
- the kdsC gene encoding 3-deoxy-manno-octulosonate-8-phosphatase KdsC, translating into MREMLYGPMDDALVARFAGIRLLVCDVDGVFSDGRIYLGNDGEELKAFHTRDGFGVKALRAVGIEVAVITGRNSQIVADRFAQLGVPHVYQGQHDKRCAFLELLDKLGLKESQSAYLGDDIPDLQLIRLAGLGLAVSDAHPLVSQAADYVTRLPGGFGAVREVCDLLLQSQGHSLTPDGASL; encoded by the coding sequence ATGCGGGAAATGCTCTACGGCCCCATGGACGACGCCCTGGTCGCCCGCTTCGCGGGCATCAGGCTGCTGGTCTGCGACGTCGACGGCGTCTTCTCCGACGGCCGCATCTACCTGGGTAACGACGGCGAGGAGCTCAAGGCCTTCCACACCCGTGACGGTTTCGGCGTCAAGGCCCTGCGCGCCGTCGGCATCGAAGTGGCGGTGATCACCGGCCGCAACTCCCAGATCGTGGCGGACCGCTTCGCCCAGCTGGGCGTGCCCCACGTCTACCAGGGCCAGCACGACAAGCGCTGCGCCTTCCTGGAGCTGCTTGACAAGCTGGGCCTCAAGGAAAGCCAGAGCGCCTACCTAGGTGACGACATTCCCGACTTGCAGCTGATCCGGCTGGCCGGCCTGGGCCTGGCGGTCAGCGATGCCCATCCCCTGGTGAGCCAGGCCGCCGATTACGTCACCCGCCTGCCCGGCGGCTTCGGCGCGGTGCGCGAGGTCTGCGATCTGCTGCTGCAGAGCCAGGGCCACAGCCTGACCCCGGATGGAGCCAGCCTGTGA
- a CDS encoding KpsF/GutQ family sugar-phosphate isomerase — MSKPSFIQWGREVLDIEKKAIEGLHDHLNGQFEAACQLLFDCQGKVIVSGMGKSGHIGRKIAATLASTGTSAFFVHPGEASHGDLGMIRESDVVLAISNSGETHELLTLLPVFKRLGIKLVAMTGNPDSSLARFADVHLCIAVEQEACPLNLAPTASTTATLAMGDALAVALLNARDFTADDFALSHPGGSLGKRLLLKIEDLMHGGDALPVVPRGVGLKEALLEMTRKGLGMTAVVDDAGTLVGVFTDGDLRRVLDMERDIHQTHIDEVMTQGPITIKADILAAEALHLMEERKIGGLLVVDDNNAPIGALNFQDLLKAGVY, encoded by the coding sequence ATGTCCAAGCCGTCTTTCATCCAGTGGGGCCGCGAGGTCCTGGATATCGAGAAAAAGGCCATCGAAGGCCTCCATGATCACCTCAACGGCCAGTTCGAGGCGGCCTGCCAGCTGCTGTTCGACTGCCAGGGCAAGGTCATCGTCTCCGGCATGGGCAAGTCCGGCCACATCGGCCGCAAGATCGCCGCCACCCTGGCCTCCACCGGCACCTCCGCCTTCTTCGTCCACCCCGGCGAAGCCAGCCACGGCGACCTGGGCATGATCCGCGAAAGCGACGTGGTGCTGGCCATCTCCAATTCCGGCGAGACCCATGAGCTGCTGACCCTGCTGCCGGTGTTCAAGCGCCTGGGCATCAAGCTGGTGGCCATGACCGGCAACCCGGACTCCAGCCTGGCCCGCTTCGCCGACGTGCACCTGTGCATCGCCGTCGAACAGGAGGCCTGCCCCCTGAACCTGGCGCCCACCGCCTCCACCACCGCCACCCTGGCCATGGGCGACGCTCTGGCGGTGGCCCTGCTCAACGCCAGGGACTTCACCGCCGACGACTTCGCCCTGTCCCACCCGGGCGGCAGCCTGGGCAAGCGCCTGCTGCTGAAGATAGAGGACCTGATGCACGGCGGCGACGCCCTGCCGGTGGTTCCCCGTGGCGTCGGCCTCAAGGAGGCGCTGCTGGAGATGACCCGCAAGGGCCTGGGCATGACCGCCGTGGTCGACGACGCCGGCACCCTGGTGGGCGTCTTTACCGACGGCGACCTGCGCCGGGTCCTGGACATGGAAAGGGACATCCACCAGACCCACATCGACGAGGTCATGACCCAGGGCCCCATCACCATCAAGGCCGACATCCTCGCCGCCGAGGCCCTGCACCTGATGGAGGAGCGCAAGATAGGCGGCCTCCTGGTCGTCGATGACAACAACGCCCCCATAGGGGCCCTGAACTTCCAGGATCTGCTCAAGGCGGGGGTCTACTGA
- a CDS encoding calcium/sodium antiporter, which yields MLLTVLILLLSFAVVVWSADRFVFGAAALARNLGISPLLIGLTIVAMGSSAPEMMVAAAASWNGNTDTAVGNVIGSNITNIALVLGLVAIIRPLSIHSGTLRREMPLLLLVTLLAGWILYDGFLGHMEGVLLAVLFFAVIGGIAWYTLKNGDPSDPLVEEEVEEVPEGVKTPVALFWLVLGMALLPLSSDYLVGAAIDIAHALGVSDLVIGLTIIAIGTSLPELAASVAGVMKKADDLALGNIIGSNLFNILAVMALPGLILPSQLDPAVMARDYPWMLAITLALLVLAYKPKSGGVRSIGRLAGVGLLLAFVVYQFTLFYNQAG from the coding sequence ATGCTACTGACCGTCCTTATCCTGTTGCTGAGTTTTGCCGTGGTGGTCTGGTCCGCAGACCGCTTTGTCTTTGGCGCCGCCGCCCTGGCCCGCAACCTTGGCATCTCCCCCCTGCTCATCGGTCTGACCATCGTAGCCATGGGTTCCTCGGCACCTGAGATGATGGTGGCCGCGGCCGCCTCCTGGAACGGCAACACCGACACCGCCGTCGGCAACGTGATCGGCTCCAACATCACCAACATCGCCCTGGTGCTGGGCCTGGTGGCCATCATCCGGCCCCTGTCCATCCACTCCGGCACCCTGCGCCGGGAGATGCCACTGCTGCTGCTGGTTACCCTGCTGGCCGGCTGGATCCTCTACGACGGCTTCCTGGGCCATATGGAAGGGGTATTGCTGGCGGTACTGTTCTTTGCCGTCATCGGCGGTATCGCCTGGTACACCCTCAAGAACGGCGACCCCAGCGATCCACTGGTGGAAGAAGAAGTGGAAGAGGTCCCGGAAGGGGTCAAGACACCTGTGGCCCTGTTCTGGCTGGTGCTGGGCATGGCGCTGCTGCCGCTGAGCTCCGACTACCTGGTGGGCGCGGCCATCGACATCGCCCATGCCCTGGGCGTTTCCGATCTGGTGATCGGCCTGACCATCATCGCCATCGGCACCAGCCTGCCTGAGCTGGCCGCCTCCGTGGCCGGTGTCATGAAGAAGGCCGATGACCTGGCCCTGGGCAACATCATCGGCTCCAACCTGTTCAACATACTGGCGGTCATGGCCCTGCCCGGCCTGATCCTGCCCTCCCAGCTGGATCCGGCCGTCATGGCCCGCGACTATCCCTGGATGCTGGCCATCACCCTGGCGCTGCTGGTCCTGGCCTACAAGCCCAAGTCCGGCGGGGTGCGCAGCATCGGCCGGCTCGCCGGCGTCGGCCTGCTGCTGGCCTTTGTCGTCTATCAATTCACGCTTTTTTATAATCAGGCCGGTTAA
- the mlaF gene encoding phospholipid ABC transporter ATP-binding protein MlaF: protein MSGAPLVEIENMTFRRGDRVIYDNISLAIPTGKVTAIMGPSGIGKTTLLRLIGGQLRPDSGSIRFDGQEIPSLKRGELFKVRERMSMLFQSGALFTDMTVFDNVAFPLREHTDLSEDIIRKVVLMKLEAVGLRGARDLMPSELSGGMARRAALARAIALDPDLIMFDEPFAGQDPISMGVIVKLIRRLNDALGLTSVVVSHDVEEVLSIADYVYVVADKQVIGQGTPQQLRDSDSDMLQQFLKGEPDGPVRFHFPAREYRHDLEGRA, encoded by the coding sequence ATGAGTGGTGCGCCACTGGTTGAAATTGAGAACATGACCTTCCGCCGTGGCGACAGGGTCATCTATGACAACATCAGCCTTGCCATCCCCACCGGCAAGGTGACGGCCATCATGGGCCCCAGCGGTATAGGCAAGACCACCCTGCTGCGCCTGATCGGCGGCCAGCTCAGGCCCGACAGCGGCAGCATCCGCTTTGATGGTCAGGAAATCCCCAGCCTCAAGCGTGGCGAGCTGTTCAAGGTGCGCGAGCGCATGAGCATGCTGTTCCAGAGCGGCGCCCTGTTCACCGACATGACGGTGTTCGACAACGTGGCCTTCCCCCTGCGCGAGCACACCGACCTCAGCGAGGACATCATCCGCAAGGTGGTGCTGATGAAGCTGGAGGCGGTGGGCCTGAGGGGGGCCCGGGATCTGATGCCGTCCGAGCTGTCCGGTGGCATGGCCCGCCGTGCCGCCCTGGCCAGGGCCATCGCCCTGGACCCGGACCTGATCATGTTCGACGAGCCTTTCGCCGGCCAGGATCCCATCTCCATGGGCGTCATCGTCAAGCTGATCCGCCGCCTCAACGACGCCCTTGGCCTGACCAGCGTGGTGGTCTCCCACGACGTGGAGGAGGTGCTGTCCATCGCCGACTACGTCTATGTGGTCGCCGACAAGCAGGTCATAGGCCAGGGCACCCCGCAACAGCTCAGGGACAGCGATTCCGACATGCTGCAGCAGTTTCTCAAGGGTGAGCCGGATGGCCCGGTTCGCTTCCATTTCCCGGCCCGGGAATACCGCCACGACTTGGAGGGCAGGGCATGA
- the mlaE gene encoding lipid asymmetry maintenance ABC transporter permease subunit MlaE: MTDALVRLGATTIEGTRSLGRALLMLLSAIFGKPQRNGFSLLVKQLYVVGVLSLLIIMVSGLFIGMVMGLQGYTILVDYGAEASLGPMVALSILRELGPVVTALLFAGRAGSALTAEIGLMKATEQLSSLEMMAVDPLRRVIAPRFWAGVISMPLLVAIFSAVGIWGGKLVGVDWLGVDEGTFWSVMQAAVDVSDDLLNGLIKSLVFAFVVTWIAVFNGYDAVPNSEGISRATTQTVVHSSLAVLGLDFILTALMFGN, encoded by the coding sequence ATGACGGACGCTCTGGTTCGCCTCGGCGCCACCACCATAGAGGGCACCCGCTCCCTGGGCCGCGCCCTGCTGATGCTGCTGTCGGCCATCTTCGGCAAGCCCCAGCGCAACGGCTTTTCGCTGCTGGTGAAGCAGCTCTATGTGGTCGGCGTGCTGTCGCTGCTGATCATCATGGTCTCCGGCCTCTTTATCGGCATGGTGATGGGCCTGCAGGGCTATACCATACTGGTGGACTACGGCGCCGAGGCCTCGCTGGGGCCCATGGTGGCGCTGAGCATACTCCGTGAGTTGGGCCCTGTGGTGACGGCGCTGCTGTTCGCCGGCCGGGCCGGCTCGGCCCTGACCGCCGAGATAGGCCTGATGAAGGCTACCGAACAGCTGTCCAGCCTGGAGATGATGGCCGTGGATCCGCTGCGCCGGGTGATCGCCCCCCGCTTCTGGGCCGGCGTCATCTCCATGCCCCTGCTGGTGGCCATCTTCAGTGCCGTGGGCATCTGGGGCGGCAAGCTGGTCGGGGTCGACTGGCTGGGCGTGGACGAGGGCACCTTCTGGTCGGTGATGCAGGCGGCCGTGGACGTCAGCGACGATCTGCTCAACGGCCTGATCAAGAGCCTGGTGTTCGCCTTCGTGGTGACCTGGATCGCCGTCTTCAACGGCTATGATGCCGTGCCCAACTCGGAAGGAATAAGCCGTGCCACCACCCAGACGGTGGTGCACTCCTCCCTGGCCGTGCTGGGCCTGGATTTCATTCTCACCGCTTTGATGTTTGGAAACTAA
- the mlaD gene encoding outer membrane lipid asymmetry maintenance protein MlaD, translated as MQANRRIELLVGLFIALGVAAMLALSLRVANGSVGADGDSYRLLAKFDNVGGLKVRSPVKVGGVVVGRVESIRLDPEDFTPVVALQVSQEYNAFPETSSVAILTSGLLGEQYIGLQPGFMDESIAILQDGDYIEDTKSALVLEELIGQFLFGQSND; from the coding sequence ATGCAAGCGAATCGTCGGATCGAACTGCTGGTGGGCCTGTTCATCGCCCTGGGTGTCGCCGCCATGCTGGCCCTGAGCCTGCGCGTGGCCAACGGCAGCGTGGGTGCTGACGGTGACAGCTATCGGCTGCTGGCCAAGTTCGACAATGTCGGCGGCCTCAAGGTGCGTTCACCGGTGAAAGTGGGTGGCGTCGTGGTCGGTCGGGTAGAAAGCATCCGCCTGGATCCCGAAGACTTCACCCCCGTGGTCGCCCTGCAGGTCAGCCAGGAATACAACGCCTTCCCCGAGACCTCGTCGGTGGCCATCCTGACCTCCGGCCTGCTGGGGGAACAGTACATCGGCCTGCAACCCGGGTTCATGGATGAGTCAATCGCTATCCTGCAGGATGGTGATTACATTGAAGACACCAAGTCGGCACTGGTGCTGGAGGAACTGATTGGCCAGTTCCTGTTCGGCCAGTCCAACGACTAA
- a CDS encoding ABC transporter substrate-binding protein, which translates to MLKRTLIALLALVTVVLPAQADSKIDRSNPYTMVEEAAQIAFARLKASRNDIRANPNLLKLVVEEELLPYVDYKYAAYKVMGKNYRNISKEDRDRFVVAFRGYLVTTYAQAFTLYDEQEVKFANRGQNGDSNIAVIKALILDPKAPEVEIAFKARRNSKTGQWGVYDMVAEGISLLSSKRAELEGLIRQKGVETVITMLNEKAASDIVFKKEAKAGGEQSS; encoded by the coding sequence ATGCTGAAACGCACCCTTATCGCTCTGTTGGCCCTGGTCACCGTGGTACTGCCGGCCCAGGCCGACAGCAAGATCGACCGCAGCAACCCCTACACCATGGTGGAGGAAGCGGCCCAGATCGCCTTTGCCCGCCTCAAGGCCAGCCGCAACGACATCCGCGCCAACCCCAATCTGCTCAAGCTGGTGGTGGAGGAAGAGCTGCTGCCCTATGTGGACTACAAGTACGCCGCCTACAAGGTGATGGGCAAGAACTACCGCAACATCTCCAAGGAAGACAGGGATCGCTTCGTGGTGGCCTTCAGGGGCTACCTGGTCACCACCTATGCTCAGGCCTTCACCCTCTATGACGAGCAGGAAGTGAAGTTCGCCAACCGCGGCCAGAACGGTGACTCCAACATCGCCGTCATCAAGGCGCTGATCCTGGATCCCAAGGCCCCCGAGGTGGAGATCGCCTTCAAGGCCCGCCGCAACTCCAAGACCGGCCAGTGGGGCGTGTACGACATGGTGGCCGAGGGTATCAGCCTGCTGTCCTCCAAGCGTGCCGAGCTGGAAGGCCTGATCCGCCAGAAAGGGGTGGAGACGGTGATCACCATGCTCAACGAGAAGGCGGCCAGCGACATCGTCTTCAAGAAGGAAGCCAAGGCCGGCGGCGAGCAGAGCTCCTGA
- a CDS encoding STAS domain-containing protein translates to MAELNIHWQAPVLTLAGELSRHTVPQLWQGLRQYGTIDRVVLDDLEQVDTAGLAMLVQLWEDNPGLILAGASQRLRKLAELGDLLEILPFAE, encoded by the coding sequence ATGGCCGAGCTGAACATCCACTGGCAGGCGCCGGTGCTGACCCTGGCGGGGGAGCTGTCCCGCCATACCGTGCCCCAGCTCTGGCAGGGGCTGCGGCAGTACGGGACCATCGACAGGGTGGTCCTCGACGACCTCGAGCAGGTGGACACCGCCGGCCTGGCCATGCTGGTCCAGCTGTGGGAGGACAATCCCGGACTGATCCTGGCCGGGGCTTCGCAGCGCCTCAGAAAGCTGGCAGAATTGGGCGATCTGCTGGAAATTCTCCCCTTTGCCGAATAG
- a CDS encoding BolA family protein, which produces MNNQEIEALLKQALELEEVYVQSDGSHFNIIAVGAVFDGQRPVKRQQLVFGPLTDQIADGTLHAITIKAYTPAEWARDKKLVMPG; this is translated from the coding sequence ATGAACAATCAAGAGATCGAAGCCCTGCTCAAGCAGGCACTGGAGCTTGAGGAAGTCTACGTCCAGAGTGACGGCTCCCATTTCAACATCATCGCCGTGGGCGCCGTCTTCGATGGCCAGCGCCCGGTCAAGCGCCAGCAGCTGGTGTTCGGTCCCCTGACCGACCAAATCGCCGACGGCACCCTGCACGCCATCACCATCAAAGCCTACACGCCCGCCGAATGGGCCAGAGACAAAAAGCTGGTCATGCCCGGCTAA
- the murA gene encoding UDP-N-acetylglucosamine 1-carboxyvinyltransferase has product MDKLLITGGQPLHGDVTISGAKNAALPILFATLVADGPVVLKNIPHLNDVTTTMALLGRLGAGITLGDNMTIEVDPTTVDQHVAPYELVKTMRASILALGPLLAKHGKAEVSLPGGCAIGARPVNLHIHGLELMGAEIVVEHGYIKARKDGRLQGAHILMDMVSVTGTENLMAAAVLAEGRTVIENAAREPEVVDLANFLNALGARISGAGTSTLVIEGVERLNGGEYRVQPDRIETGTFLVAAAVSRGSVTCQDTDPKLLDAVLVKLEEAGAKVETGPDWIKLDMEGRRPKAVDITTAPYPAFPTDMQAQFTLLNAVAEGSARIKETIFENRFMHVPELNRMGAEIDLDGNTAHVKGVESLSGAQVMATDLRASASLVIAGLIAEGETVVDRIYHIDRGYECIEDKFARLGGSIRRIS; this is encoded by the coding sequence ATGGATAAATTGCTGATCACCGGGGGGCAGCCCCTGCACGGTGACGTCACCATCAGTGGCGCCAAGAACGCTGCCCTGCCCATTCTCTTTGCAACCCTGGTGGCCGACGGCCCCGTGGTGCTGAAGAACATTCCCCATCTCAACGATGTCACTACCACCATGGCCCTGCTGGGCCGGCTCGGTGCCGGCATCACCCTGGGCGACAACATGACCATAGAGGTGGATCCCACTACCGTGGACCAGCATGTCGCCCCCTATGAGCTGGTCAAGACCATGCGGGCCTCCATCCTGGCCCTGGGCCCCCTGCTGGCCAAGCACGGCAAGGCCGAAGTGTCCCTGCCCGGCGGCTGCGCCATTGGTGCCCGACCGGTCAACCTGCACATCCACGGCCTGGAGCTGATGGGCGCTGAGATCGTCGTCGAGCACGGCTATATCAAGGCCCGCAAGGACGGTCGCCTGCAGGGTGCCCACATCCTCATGGACATGGTGTCCGTGACCGGCACCGAGAACCTGATGGCCGCCGCCGTGCTGGCCGAGGGGCGCACCGTCATCGAAAATGCCGCCCGCGAGCCCGAGGTGGTGGATCTGGCCAACTTCCTCAACGCCCTGGGCGCCAGGATCAGCGGGGCCGGCACCTCCACCCTGGTCATCGAGGGTGTCGAGCGCCTTAATGGCGGCGAGTACCGGGTACAGCCGGACCGCATCGAAACCGGCACCTTCCTGGTGGCGGCGGCGGTCAGCCGTGGCAGCGTCACCTGCCAGGATACCGATCCCAAGCTGCTGGACGCGGTGCTGGTGAAGCTGGAGGAAGCCGGTGCCAAGGTCGAGACGGGCCCGGATTGGATCAAGCTGGACATGGAAGGGCGCAGGCCCAAGGCGGTGGACATCACCACGGCTCCCTATCCGGCCTTCCCCACCGACATGCAGGCCCAGTTCACCCTGCTCAACGCCGTGGCCGAGGGCAGCGCCCGCATCAAGGAAACCATCTTCGAGAACCGCTTCATGCACGTGCCGGAGCTGAACCGCATGGGTGCGGAAATCGACCTGGACGGCAACACCGCCCACGTCAAGGGTGTGGAAAGTCTGTCCGGGGCCCAGGTCATGGCCACCGATCTGCGCGCCTCCGCCAGCCTGGTCATCGCCGGCCTGATCGCCGAGGGCGAGACGGTGGTGGATCGCATCTACCACATCGACCGTGGCTATGAGTGCATCGAAGACAAGTTCGCCCGCCTGGGCGGCAGCATTCGCCGTATCAGCTAG
- the degS gene encoding outer membrane-stress sensor serine endopeptidase DegS, with translation MPGLLKDTLKAVLFGLLIAALLLTLFPELRSPAQQRHSVFREEANLPALLSFSNAVRRAAPAVVNIYSLSIQSGTNLYSRQPNVRPEGLGSGVIMTPQGHVLTNYHVIDGADQIVVALQDGRVLFPELIGTDPATDLAVLAIDAENLPVIPQDASLQPQVGDVVLAIGNPYNIGQTITQGIVSATGRAGMSSTGYQDFLQTDAAINAGNSGGALVNSNGVLVGINTALFHINQRVEVPGISFAIPYQLAAKVLKQLVTQGRVIRGYLGVSYRFERSAVIVGDRGVEISAVEPGSPAQQAGILVGDLLVAINGERVRNGQHAKDVFAETRPGTRITVTVIRNRQPLQLPVIVGELPPRLP, from the coding sequence TTGCCTGGCCTGCTGAAAGACACCCTCAAGGCCGTACTGTTCGGCCTGCTCATCGCCGCCCTGCTGCTGACGCTTTTTCCCGAGCTGCGCAGCCCGGCCCAACAGCGCCATAGCGTCTTTCGGGAAGAGGCCAACCTGCCGGCCCTGCTCAGTTTCTCCAATGCCGTGCGCCGCGCCGCCCCGGCCGTGGTCAATATCTACAGCCTGAGCATCCAGAGCGGCACCAACCTCTACAGTCGCCAGCCCAATGTGCGGCCGGAAGGCTTGGGCTCCGGGGTGATCATGACCCCCCAGGGCCATGTGCTCACCAACTACCATGTCATCGACGGCGCCGACCAGATAGTGGTGGCGCTCCAGGACGGCCGGGTGCTGTTTCCCGAGCTGATCGGCACCGATCCGGCCACCGATCTGGCGGTGCTGGCCATAGACGCCGAGAACCTGCCGGTGATCCCCCAGGACGCCAGCCTCCAACCCCAGGTGGGCGACGTGGTGCTGGCCATCGGCAATCCCTACAACATCGGCCAGACCATCACCCAGGGTATCGTCTCCGCCACCGGCCGGGCCGGCATGAGTTCCACCGGTTACCAGGACTTCCTGCAGACCGATGCCGCCATCAACGCCGGCAACTCCGGCGGCGCCCTGGTCAACTCCAACGGCGTGCTGGTGGGCATCAACACCGCCCTGTTCCACATCAACCAACGGGTGGAGGTGCCGGGCATTTCCTTCGCCATCCCCTATCAGCTGGCCGCCAAGGTGCTCAAGCAGCTGGTCACCCAGGGCCGGGTGATCCGCGGCTACCTGGGGGTCAGCTACCGCTTTGAGCGCAGTGCCGTCATCGTCGGTGACAGGGGCGTGGAGATCAGTGCCGTGGAGCCGGGCTCGCCGGCCCAGCAGGCCGGGATCCTGGTCGGGGATCTGCTGGTGGCCATCAACGGCGAGCGGGTCCGCAACGGCCAGCACGCCAAGGACGTCTTTGCCGAGACCAGGCCCGGCACCCGCATCACAGTGACGGTGATACGAAACCGGCAGCCTTTGCAGCTGCCGGTGATAGTGGGTGAGCTGCCGCCTAGGCTGCCCTAG